The following proteins come from a genomic window of Athalia rosae chromosome 1, iyAthRosa1.1, whole genome shotgun sequence:
- the LOC105685057 gene encoding exocyst complex component 4 isoform X3, whose translation MSVIRALSASETNEQREVEKAKLEKEYKRSDQRLDELVSLHDQDLTQVMKIFSTLSERVTAAREKIHAVKENLNACKQLLRCRKDELMKLWLEGIEHKHLLQLLDEIDQLRDVPSRLGHYLNRKHYLHATKLLVSALSLGDGTLEGVEALREVRTELEAKEQQLHAKLLEELSKHLYIESTREALFRRQGSGRDFQRGNESRGSRGNKVRRALLDVMSAYPAGQAPSRRTSLVNMGTTAVAEDLSNIIEDEHSTNPDENSEHFLAIIIECLALLNKIPEAVETVKVQMQSELLNIIARTSRKIMDMGDNQPSIVKPPSTETTEIKIVTSNNTTTKQSLLLDLLQTLFEQFRLVAAAHAIVLRSFSYVVKRNNLDVRLYEMPDVWSQIQAVLQLLLTQYLDIQNMGDDPFQTPTTLREPASDINTYFARRKQQRQKNGSLFKFDSSSHAMTLNNYLKDHRYSSLGLAETSQTLDAIKEKKLVCEPDPQNITLIFRPMMKFIEEIEQALNCVPGNPCTLNTFIADYVKEVYLGRHHVIVATAIDMATKSPEAWRATTTPELMKELGLPRPLLQSTVKVEQCVSELRSLMTVLPLQGEHFCTLALNILHNYRETCQAAYRGIVQPESEDKRICSAAWLKDDDISRFIKSLPNWANLKFETHPQRGGAGRRSMRRQETQEEESPEEVRQRNLREAEILASNLGEGGINAHEILSDVGQLRGLALLQESMEWFALSIRSFVAELRQAKYSNDSQGLPSMPEALVESLHQLAVEFDELANTCILVLHLEVRVQCFHYLLPRGEYSHLCGGARDPQEADPRVEELCRVMQHIDEAMQSILHPKKTKYIFEGLGHLIAKIIITSAQYIEKIDEISIQRMCRNVFALQQSLTNITMARELAMDHARQYFELFYQTPEEILNGVLEKGPQFSELEYMNAFQLIGRSQQEYSSINKHLEKLSEILGEVGVTV comes from the exons ATGTCTGTAATTCGAGCATTATCTGCCAGTGAGACAAATGAACAGCGAGAAGTTGAGAAGGCCAAGCTAGAAAAAGAGTACAAGAGGAGCGATCAACGTCTCGATGAATTGGTATCCCTACATGATCAGGACCTGACACAGGTCATGAAG ATATTCAGTACATTGTCGGAAAGAGTAACAGCAGCTCGTGAGAAGATTCATGCTGTAAAGGAAAATTTGAACGCCTGTAAACAGCTGTTGAGATGTAGAAAAGATGAGCTTATGAAATTATGGCTGGAGGGTATCGAACATAAACATCTTTTACAGTTGCTCGATGAGAT TGATCAGTTACGAGATGTTCCTTCTCGCCTGGGCCATTACTTAAATAGGAAACACTACCTACATGCTACAAAGTTACTAGTGTCAGCTCTTTCGCTTGGAGATGGAACACTCGAAGGAGTTGAAGCACTGAGGGAAGTTAGAACAGAATTAGAAGCTAAAGAACAACAACTGCATGCCAAACTACTCGAAGAGCTGAGTAAACACTTATACATCGAATCAACGCGGGAGGCATTGTTCAGAAGACAAGGCTCTGGCCGAGATTTTCAAAGAGGCAACGAATCGCGTGGTTCTAGGGGCAACAAAGTTAGACGTGCATTGCTTGATGTCATGTCTGCATACCCTGCAGGACAGGCTCCAAG CCGTCGCACTTCGCTTGTAAACAT GGGAACAACCGCGGTCGCTGAAGATTTAAGCAATATTATTGAGGACGAACATTCTACAAATCCGGACGAGAATTCGGAACACTTCTTGGCGATTATAATTGAGTGCCTTGCTTTGCTCAACAAAATACCAGAGGCTGTTGAA ACGGTCAAAGTACAAATGCAAAGTGAGTTATTGAACATAATAGCTCGAACGTCTAGAAAAATAATGGACATGGGGGACAATCAACCATCCATAGTTAAACCACCATCCACTGAAACTACAGAAATCAAGATTGTAACAAGCAATAATACTACAACAAAGCAGTCGCTCTTGCTTGATTTGCTTCAAACGTTGTTCGAACAATTCAGATTAGTGGCTGCAGCACATGCAATAGTATTAcggagcttttcttatgttgTAAAGAGGAATAATTTAGATGTTCGATTGTACGAGATGCCTGATGTATGGAGTCAAATTCAAGCAGTT CTTCAGTTACTGCTCACTCAATATTTGGATATACAAAATATGGGTGATGACCCATTTCAAACTCCAACAACACTGCGAGAACCAGCTAGTGATATAAATACCTATTTCGCCCgaagaaaacaacaaagacagaaaaatggctcacttttcaaatttgactCTTCATCTCATGCTATGACACTGAATAATTATCTCAAGGATCACAGATATAGCAGTCTTGGATTAGCG GAAACAAGTCAAACTTTGGATgcaataaaagagaaaaaacttgTGTGTGAACCAGATCCCCAGAATATAACGTTGATATTTAGGCCaatgatgaaatttatcgaagaaATCGAACAAGCCCTAAACTGCGTTCCTGG AAATCCGTGCACATTGAATACTTTCATTGCAGATTATGTGAAAGAGGTGTATTTAGGACGACATCACGTAATAGTGGCTACAGCTATCGATATGGCTACTAAGAGTCCTGAAGCTTGGCGAGCAACGACAACCCCGGAACTTATGAAAGAACTAGGCTTACCTAGGCCACTTCTACAA AGTACCGTAAAAGTTGAACAATGCGTCTCTGAGTTGAGATCTCTTATGACCGTTTTGCCTCTCCAAGGTGAACACTTTTGCACTCTTGCATTAAATATTCTTCATAATTATCGTGAAACATGTCAAGCTGCGTATCGAGGTATAGTTCAGCCTGAAAGCGAAGACAAGAGAATATGCTCAGCAGCATGGTTGAAAGACGACGATATCAGTAGATTCATCAA ATCCTTACCAAATTGGGCAAATTTAAAATTCGAGACTCACCCACAGCGTGGCGGGGCTGGGCGCAGGTCGATGCGTCGTCAAGAAACGCAAGAGGAAGAAAGCCCGGAAGAAGTTAGACAACGTAATCTGAGAGAAGCAGAAATATTAGCGAGTAATTTAGGTGAAGGTGGAATAAACGCAcatgaaattttatccgatGTTGGTCAATTACGTGGTTTAGCGCTGCTTCAAGAGAGCATGGAATGGTTTGCACTGTCCATACGATCGTTTGTTGCCGAATTGCGTCAAGCTAAGTACTCTAATGATTCTCAAGGCTTACCGTCAATGCCTGAAGCATTGGTGGAGTCGCTACATCAACTGGCTGTTGAATTTGACGAGCTTGCAAACACATGTATATTGGTGCTACATTTAGAG GTACGAGTGCAATGTTTCCATTACTTACTACCACGAGGAGAATATAGTCACTTGTGTGGTGGTGCGAGAGATCCTCAGGAAGCTGATCCTCGAGTCGAAGAACTCTGCCGAGTAATGCAACACATCGACGAAGCGATGCAGTCAATTCTCCATCCAAAGAAAACCAAa taCATCTTTGAAGGACTCGGACACTTGATagctaaaataataataacttctGCTCAGTATATAgagaaaatagatgaaatcAGTATTCAAAGAATGTGTCGCAACGTATTCGCTCTCCAGCAGTCGTTAACGAACATCACTATGGCAAGAGAATTGGCTATGGACCATGCGCGACAATATTTTGAACTGTTTTATCAAACACcggaagaaattttgaatggTGTATTAGAAAAAGGTCCACAGTTTTCTGAACTTGAATATATGAATGCCTTCCAACTAATAGGAAGAAGTCAGCAGGAGTACAGCTCAATTAATAAACATCTGGAAAAGTTATCTGAAATATTAGGCGAGGTGGGAGTTACagtgtaa
- the LOC105685057 gene encoding exocyst complex component 4 isoform X1 encodes MTTVPPVKPPRGIKHAKETSGLLMSVIRALSASETNEQREVEKAKLEKEYKRSDQRLDELVSLHDQDLTQVMKIFSTLSERVTAAREKIHAVKENLNACKQLLRCRKDELMKLWLEGIEHKHLLQLLDEIDQLRDVPSRLGHYLNRKHYLHATKLLVSALSLGDGTLEGVEALREVRTELEAKEQQLHAKLLEELSKHLYIESTREALFRRQGSGRDFQRGNESRGSRGNKVRRALLDVMSAYPAGQAPSRRTSLVNMGTTAVAEDLSNIIEDEHSTNPDENSEHFLAIIIECLALLNKIPEAVETVKVQMQSELLNIIARTSRKIMDMGDNQPSIVKPPSTETTEIKIVTSNNTTTKQSLLLDLLQTLFEQFRLVAAAHAIVLRSFSYVVKRNNLDVRLYEMPDVWSQIQAVLQLLLTQYLDIQNMGDDPFQTPTTLREPASDINTYFARRKQQRQKNGSLFKFDSSSHAMTLNNYLKDHRYSSLGLAETSQTLDAIKEKKLVCEPDPQNITLIFRPMMKFIEEIEQALNCVPGNPCTLNTFIADYVKEVYLGRHHVIVATAIDMATKSPEAWRATTTPELMKELGLPRPLLQSTVKVEQCVSELRSLMTVLPLQGEHFCTLALNILHNYRETCQAAYRGIVQPESEDKRICSAAWLKDDDISRFIKSLPNWANLKFETHPQRGGAGRRSMRRQETQEEESPEEVRQRNLREAEILASNLGEGGINAHEILSDVGQLRGLALLQESMEWFALSIRSFVAELRQAKYSNDSQGLPSMPEALVESLHQLAVEFDELANTCILVLHLEVRVQCFHYLLPRGEYSHLCGGARDPQEADPRVEELCRVMQHIDEAMQSILHPKKTKYIFEGLGHLIAKIIITSAQYIEKIDEISIQRMCRNVFALQQSLTNITMARELAMDHARQYFELFYQTPEEILNGVLEKGPQFSELEYMNAFQLIGRSQQEYSSINKHLEKLSEILGEVGVTV; translated from the exons ATGACTACCGTACCTCCTGTAAAACCCCCACGGGGAATCAAACATGCCAAAGAAACT AGTGGTTTGTTAATGTCTGTAATTCGAGCATTATCTGCCAGTGAGACAAATGAACAGCGAGAAGTTGAGAAGGCCAAGCTAGAAAAAGAGTACAAGAGGAGCGATCAACGTCTCGATGAATTGGTATCCCTACATGATCAGGACCTGACACAGGTCATGAAG ATATTCAGTACATTGTCGGAAAGAGTAACAGCAGCTCGTGAGAAGATTCATGCTGTAAAGGAAAATTTGAACGCCTGTAAACAGCTGTTGAGATGTAGAAAAGATGAGCTTATGAAATTATGGCTGGAGGGTATCGAACATAAACATCTTTTACAGTTGCTCGATGAGAT TGATCAGTTACGAGATGTTCCTTCTCGCCTGGGCCATTACTTAAATAGGAAACACTACCTACATGCTACAAAGTTACTAGTGTCAGCTCTTTCGCTTGGAGATGGAACACTCGAAGGAGTTGAAGCACTGAGGGAAGTTAGAACAGAATTAGAAGCTAAAGAACAACAACTGCATGCCAAACTACTCGAAGAGCTGAGTAAACACTTATACATCGAATCAACGCGGGAGGCATTGTTCAGAAGACAAGGCTCTGGCCGAGATTTTCAAAGAGGCAACGAATCGCGTGGTTCTAGGGGCAACAAAGTTAGACGTGCATTGCTTGATGTCATGTCTGCATACCCTGCAGGACAGGCTCCAAG CCGTCGCACTTCGCTTGTAAACAT GGGAACAACCGCGGTCGCTGAAGATTTAAGCAATATTATTGAGGACGAACATTCTACAAATCCGGACGAGAATTCGGAACACTTCTTGGCGATTATAATTGAGTGCCTTGCTTTGCTCAACAAAATACCAGAGGCTGTTGAA ACGGTCAAAGTACAAATGCAAAGTGAGTTATTGAACATAATAGCTCGAACGTCTAGAAAAATAATGGACATGGGGGACAATCAACCATCCATAGTTAAACCACCATCCACTGAAACTACAGAAATCAAGATTGTAACAAGCAATAATACTACAACAAAGCAGTCGCTCTTGCTTGATTTGCTTCAAACGTTGTTCGAACAATTCAGATTAGTGGCTGCAGCACATGCAATAGTATTAcggagcttttcttatgttgTAAAGAGGAATAATTTAGATGTTCGATTGTACGAGATGCCTGATGTATGGAGTCAAATTCAAGCAGTT CTTCAGTTACTGCTCACTCAATATTTGGATATACAAAATATGGGTGATGACCCATTTCAAACTCCAACAACACTGCGAGAACCAGCTAGTGATATAAATACCTATTTCGCCCgaagaaaacaacaaagacagaaaaatggctcacttttcaaatttgactCTTCATCTCATGCTATGACACTGAATAATTATCTCAAGGATCACAGATATAGCAGTCTTGGATTAGCG GAAACAAGTCAAACTTTGGATgcaataaaagagaaaaaacttgTGTGTGAACCAGATCCCCAGAATATAACGTTGATATTTAGGCCaatgatgaaatttatcgaagaaATCGAACAAGCCCTAAACTGCGTTCCTGG AAATCCGTGCACATTGAATACTTTCATTGCAGATTATGTGAAAGAGGTGTATTTAGGACGACATCACGTAATAGTGGCTACAGCTATCGATATGGCTACTAAGAGTCCTGAAGCTTGGCGAGCAACGACAACCCCGGAACTTATGAAAGAACTAGGCTTACCTAGGCCACTTCTACAA AGTACCGTAAAAGTTGAACAATGCGTCTCTGAGTTGAGATCTCTTATGACCGTTTTGCCTCTCCAAGGTGAACACTTTTGCACTCTTGCATTAAATATTCTTCATAATTATCGTGAAACATGTCAAGCTGCGTATCGAGGTATAGTTCAGCCTGAAAGCGAAGACAAGAGAATATGCTCAGCAGCATGGTTGAAAGACGACGATATCAGTAGATTCATCAA ATCCTTACCAAATTGGGCAAATTTAAAATTCGAGACTCACCCACAGCGTGGCGGGGCTGGGCGCAGGTCGATGCGTCGTCAAGAAACGCAAGAGGAAGAAAGCCCGGAAGAAGTTAGACAACGTAATCTGAGAGAAGCAGAAATATTAGCGAGTAATTTAGGTGAAGGTGGAATAAACGCAcatgaaattttatccgatGTTGGTCAATTACGTGGTTTAGCGCTGCTTCAAGAGAGCATGGAATGGTTTGCACTGTCCATACGATCGTTTGTTGCCGAATTGCGTCAAGCTAAGTACTCTAATGATTCTCAAGGCTTACCGTCAATGCCTGAAGCATTGGTGGAGTCGCTACATCAACTGGCTGTTGAATTTGACGAGCTTGCAAACACATGTATATTGGTGCTACATTTAGAG GTACGAGTGCAATGTTTCCATTACTTACTACCACGAGGAGAATATAGTCACTTGTGTGGTGGTGCGAGAGATCCTCAGGAAGCTGATCCTCGAGTCGAAGAACTCTGCCGAGTAATGCAACACATCGACGAAGCGATGCAGTCAATTCTCCATCCAAAGAAAACCAAa taCATCTTTGAAGGACTCGGACACTTGATagctaaaataataataacttctGCTCAGTATATAgagaaaatagatgaaatcAGTATTCAAAGAATGTGTCGCAACGTATTCGCTCTCCAGCAGTCGTTAACGAACATCACTATGGCAAGAGAATTGGCTATGGACCATGCGCGACAATATTTTGAACTGTTTTATCAAACACcggaagaaattttgaatggTGTATTAGAAAAAGGTCCACAGTTTTCTGAACTTGAATATATGAATGCCTTCCAACTAATAGGAAGAAGTCAGCAGGAGTACAGCTCAATTAATAAACATCTGGAAAAGTTATCTGAAATATTAGGCGAGGTGGGAGTTACagtgtaa
- the LOC105685057 gene encoding exocyst complex component 4 isoform X2 produces the protein MTTVPPVKPPRGIKHAKETSGLLMSVIRALSASETNEQREVEKAKLEKEYKRSDQRLDELVSLHDQDLTQVMKIFSTLSERVTAAREKIHAVKENLNACKQLLRCRKDELMKLWLEGIEHKHLLQLLDEIDQLRDVPSRLGHYLNRKHYLHATKLLVSALSLGDGTLEGVEALREVRTELEAKEQQLHAKLLEELSKHLYIESTREALFRRQGSGRDFQRGNESRGSRGNKVRRALLDVMSAYPAGQAPRGTTAVAEDLSNIIEDEHSTNPDENSEHFLAIIIECLALLNKIPEAVETVKVQMQSELLNIIARTSRKIMDMGDNQPSIVKPPSTETTEIKIVTSNNTTTKQSLLLDLLQTLFEQFRLVAAAHAIVLRSFSYVVKRNNLDVRLYEMPDVWSQIQAVLQLLLTQYLDIQNMGDDPFQTPTTLREPASDINTYFARRKQQRQKNGSLFKFDSSSHAMTLNNYLKDHRYSSLGLAETSQTLDAIKEKKLVCEPDPQNITLIFRPMMKFIEEIEQALNCVPGNPCTLNTFIADYVKEVYLGRHHVIVATAIDMATKSPEAWRATTTPELMKELGLPRPLLQSTVKVEQCVSELRSLMTVLPLQGEHFCTLALNILHNYRETCQAAYRGIVQPESEDKRICSAAWLKDDDISRFIKSLPNWANLKFETHPQRGGAGRRSMRRQETQEEESPEEVRQRNLREAEILASNLGEGGINAHEILSDVGQLRGLALLQESMEWFALSIRSFVAELRQAKYSNDSQGLPSMPEALVESLHQLAVEFDELANTCILVLHLEVRVQCFHYLLPRGEYSHLCGGARDPQEADPRVEELCRVMQHIDEAMQSILHPKKTKYIFEGLGHLIAKIIITSAQYIEKIDEISIQRMCRNVFALQQSLTNITMARELAMDHARQYFELFYQTPEEILNGVLEKGPQFSELEYMNAFQLIGRSQQEYSSINKHLEKLSEILGEVGVTV, from the exons ATGACTACCGTACCTCCTGTAAAACCCCCACGGGGAATCAAACATGCCAAAGAAACT AGTGGTTTGTTAATGTCTGTAATTCGAGCATTATCTGCCAGTGAGACAAATGAACAGCGAGAAGTTGAGAAGGCCAAGCTAGAAAAAGAGTACAAGAGGAGCGATCAACGTCTCGATGAATTGGTATCCCTACATGATCAGGACCTGACACAGGTCATGAAG ATATTCAGTACATTGTCGGAAAGAGTAACAGCAGCTCGTGAGAAGATTCATGCTGTAAAGGAAAATTTGAACGCCTGTAAACAGCTGTTGAGATGTAGAAAAGATGAGCTTATGAAATTATGGCTGGAGGGTATCGAACATAAACATCTTTTACAGTTGCTCGATGAGAT TGATCAGTTACGAGATGTTCCTTCTCGCCTGGGCCATTACTTAAATAGGAAACACTACCTACATGCTACAAAGTTACTAGTGTCAGCTCTTTCGCTTGGAGATGGAACACTCGAAGGAGTTGAAGCACTGAGGGAAGTTAGAACAGAATTAGAAGCTAAAGAACAACAACTGCATGCCAAACTACTCGAAGAGCTGAGTAAACACTTATACATCGAATCAACGCGGGAGGCATTGTTCAGAAGACAAGGCTCTGGCCGAGATTTTCAAAGAGGCAACGAATCGCGTGGTTCTAGGGGCAACAAAGTTAGACGTGCATTGCTTGATGTCATGTCTGCATACCCTGCAGGACAGGCTCCAAG GGGAACAACCGCGGTCGCTGAAGATTTAAGCAATATTATTGAGGACGAACATTCTACAAATCCGGACGAGAATTCGGAACACTTCTTGGCGATTATAATTGAGTGCCTTGCTTTGCTCAACAAAATACCAGAGGCTGTTGAA ACGGTCAAAGTACAAATGCAAAGTGAGTTATTGAACATAATAGCTCGAACGTCTAGAAAAATAATGGACATGGGGGACAATCAACCATCCATAGTTAAACCACCATCCACTGAAACTACAGAAATCAAGATTGTAACAAGCAATAATACTACAACAAAGCAGTCGCTCTTGCTTGATTTGCTTCAAACGTTGTTCGAACAATTCAGATTAGTGGCTGCAGCACATGCAATAGTATTAcggagcttttcttatgttgTAAAGAGGAATAATTTAGATGTTCGATTGTACGAGATGCCTGATGTATGGAGTCAAATTCAAGCAGTT CTTCAGTTACTGCTCACTCAATATTTGGATATACAAAATATGGGTGATGACCCATTTCAAACTCCAACAACACTGCGAGAACCAGCTAGTGATATAAATACCTATTTCGCCCgaagaaaacaacaaagacagaaaaatggctcacttttcaaatttgactCTTCATCTCATGCTATGACACTGAATAATTATCTCAAGGATCACAGATATAGCAGTCTTGGATTAGCG GAAACAAGTCAAACTTTGGATgcaataaaagagaaaaaacttgTGTGTGAACCAGATCCCCAGAATATAACGTTGATATTTAGGCCaatgatgaaatttatcgaagaaATCGAACAAGCCCTAAACTGCGTTCCTGG AAATCCGTGCACATTGAATACTTTCATTGCAGATTATGTGAAAGAGGTGTATTTAGGACGACATCACGTAATAGTGGCTACAGCTATCGATATGGCTACTAAGAGTCCTGAAGCTTGGCGAGCAACGACAACCCCGGAACTTATGAAAGAACTAGGCTTACCTAGGCCACTTCTACAA AGTACCGTAAAAGTTGAACAATGCGTCTCTGAGTTGAGATCTCTTATGACCGTTTTGCCTCTCCAAGGTGAACACTTTTGCACTCTTGCATTAAATATTCTTCATAATTATCGTGAAACATGTCAAGCTGCGTATCGAGGTATAGTTCAGCCTGAAAGCGAAGACAAGAGAATATGCTCAGCAGCATGGTTGAAAGACGACGATATCAGTAGATTCATCAA ATCCTTACCAAATTGGGCAAATTTAAAATTCGAGACTCACCCACAGCGTGGCGGGGCTGGGCGCAGGTCGATGCGTCGTCAAGAAACGCAAGAGGAAGAAAGCCCGGAAGAAGTTAGACAACGTAATCTGAGAGAAGCAGAAATATTAGCGAGTAATTTAGGTGAAGGTGGAATAAACGCAcatgaaattttatccgatGTTGGTCAATTACGTGGTTTAGCGCTGCTTCAAGAGAGCATGGAATGGTTTGCACTGTCCATACGATCGTTTGTTGCCGAATTGCGTCAAGCTAAGTACTCTAATGATTCTCAAGGCTTACCGTCAATGCCTGAAGCATTGGTGGAGTCGCTACATCAACTGGCTGTTGAATTTGACGAGCTTGCAAACACATGTATATTGGTGCTACATTTAGAG GTACGAGTGCAATGTTTCCATTACTTACTACCACGAGGAGAATATAGTCACTTGTGTGGTGGTGCGAGAGATCCTCAGGAAGCTGATCCTCGAGTCGAAGAACTCTGCCGAGTAATGCAACACATCGACGAAGCGATGCAGTCAATTCTCCATCCAAAGAAAACCAAa taCATCTTTGAAGGACTCGGACACTTGATagctaaaataataataacttctGCTCAGTATATAgagaaaatagatgaaatcAGTATTCAAAGAATGTGTCGCAACGTATTCGCTCTCCAGCAGTCGTTAACGAACATCACTATGGCAAGAGAATTGGCTATGGACCATGCGCGACAATATTTTGAACTGTTTTATCAAACACcggaagaaattttgaatggTGTATTAGAAAAAGGTCCACAGTTTTCTGAACTTGAATATATGAATGCCTTCCAACTAATAGGAAGAAGTCAGCAGGAGTACAGCTCAATTAATAAACATCTGGAAAAGTTATCTGAAATATTAGGCGAGGTGGGAGTTACagtgtaa